One Streptomyces sp. NBC_00554 DNA segment encodes these proteins:
- a CDS encoding carbonic anhydrase, translated as MSDLFQRARSFRHRIEPNGELFRRFAAGQSPTTLFISCSDSRVVPTLITRAAPGELFELRNAGNIIPPYRPSRRSGEAATIEYAVQVLEVSDIIVCGHSHCGAVGALARGEDLTTLPSVAGWVAFARPSLASLLGTPPEDAAMSKIVQRHVTAQLETLRGYPQVERRRAEGLLNLHGWFYRVDTGGVWERDDIEGTFGRH; from the coding sequence ATGAGCGACCTTTTTCAGCGGGCTCGGTCCTTTCGACATCGCATAGAGCCCAACGGGGAACTGTTCCGGCGGTTCGCCGCCGGACAGTCCCCCACGACCCTGTTCATCAGCTGCTCGGATTCGCGCGTGGTCCCTACCCTCATCACCCGCGCCGCCCCGGGCGAACTCTTCGAGCTGCGCAATGCGGGCAACATCATTCCGCCGTACCGGCCGAGCCGGCGGTCGGGGGAGGCCGCCACCATTGAGTACGCGGTCCAGGTGCTCGAGGTCTCCGACATCATCGTCTGCGGGCATTCGCACTGCGGCGCCGTGGGGGCCCTGGCCCGCGGTGAGGATCTGACCACGCTGCCCAGCGTGGCGGGCTGGGTGGCGTTCGCCCGGCCCTCGCTGGCCTCGCTGCTGGGCACCCCGCCCGAGGACGCGGCGATGTCGAAGATCGTGCAACGGCACGTCACCGCCCAGCTGGAGACGCTGCGCGGCTACCCCCAGGTCGAGCGCAGGAGGGCCGAGGGCCTGCTGAACCTGCACGGCTGGTTCTACCGGGTGGACACCGGAGGGGTCTGGGAGCGCGACGACATAGAGGGGACCTTCGGCCGGCACTGA
- a CDS encoding response regulator transcription factor, whose protein sequence is MNNRILIAEDEARISAFVEKGLRSNGFVTTVVADGLSAYEQARVGGCALLILDLGLPVCDGFTVLRKLREARVAIPVVILTARDSVSDVVAGLEGGADDYISKPFAFEELLARVRLRLRGEGAPEATLLRVGDLALDLRTRRAHVDGRVAELSSREFALAEVFLRNPDQVLTREQLLSRVWGFDYDPGSNIVDVYVRYLRRKVGAGRVETIRGVGYRLRA, encoded by the coding sequence ATGAACAACCGGATTCTCATAGCGGAGGACGAGGCCAGGATCTCCGCCTTCGTCGAGAAGGGCCTGCGCAGCAACGGCTTCGTCACCACGGTCGTCGCTGACGGGCTCTCCGCGTACGAGCAGGCGCGGGTTGGCGGCTGCGCCCTGCTGATCCTGGACCTGGGGCTCCCGGTCTGCGACGGGTTCACCGTGCTGCGCAAGCTCCGCGAGGCCCGCGTGGCCATCCCGGTGGTCATCCTGACGGCCCGGGACAGCGTGTCCGACGTCGTCGCCGGGCTGGAGGGCGGCGCCGACGACTACATCTCCAAGCCGTTCGCCTTCGAGGAGCTGCTGGCACGGGTGCGCCTGCGGCTGCGCGGGGAAGGCGCCCCGGAGGCGACACTGCTGCGCGTCGGCGACCTCGCCCTCGATCTGCGCACCCGCCGCGCGCACGTGGACGGGCGGGTGGCGGAGCTGTCCTCGCGGGAGTTCGCCCTGGCCGAGGTGTTCCTGCGCAATCCCGACCAGGTGCTGACCCGCGAACAGCTGCTCAGCCGCGTCTGGGGATTCGACTACGACCCGGGGTCGAACATCGTCGACGTCTACGTGCGCTACCTGCGCCGCAAGGTGGGAGCTGGCAGGGTGGAGACCATCCGCGGCGTCGGCTACCGGCTGCGCGCCTGA
- a CDS encoding SulP family inorganic anion transporter: MVASLVVFLVALPLCIGVAAASGVPVALGIISGIIGGLVVGFLPGSRLQVSGPAAGLAALVLEFVGAHGLALLGPVVLVSGLIQMALGALRMGRLFQSISLAVVQGMLAGIGLPLILSQTYALTDSKQLGSALKNIAGLPDLMTAVFAEPHKRYALILGALSLALCFLWKKVPAPLGKLPAPLVAVMLGSVLAALPGFDVKRVEVGNLLGAVHFAGPSGFAGLAEPEVITMVITFAVIASAESLFSAAAVDKMHDGPRTQYNAELFSQGVGNTLCGFLGALPMTAVIARSAANVQAGAKTKVSRILHGGWLLGFGLLLPGLLGLIPVAVLSGILVHAGWKLFDPPAFPKMWRTDRGEGIVMIITTLAIMVANLLEGVVAGLAVAIVLVALRMSRITIHKTTDNGTVRLEMHGNATFLRLPRLIESLESVANERRVQVDLTRVQHLDLACRSQVEEWAQQRRKAGAEEVQVLLPGAEPQADAPARHSEQEADTREFQVPIPGPRRPQDVRPPAAPGRYDPAGVPEHGYAAQVPVYVQQYAAPPHHYPYSHGIAPEPAYWTPEDDRAAQAYWDGNQR, from the coding sequence ATCGTCGCCTCACTCGTCGTCTTCCTGGTCGCCCTCCCGTTGTGCATCGGCGTCGCGGCCGCCTCCGGCGTCCCGGTCGCCCTCGGCATCATCTCCGGGATCATCGGCGGCCTGGTCGTCGGCTTCCTGCCCGGCAGCCGTCTCCAGGTCAGCGGACCGGCCGCCGGACTCGCCGCGCTCGTCCTGGAATTCGTCGGCGCGCATGGTCTGGCCCTGCTCGGCCCCGTCGTCCTGGTCTCCGGCCTGATCCAGATGGCGCTCGGCGCGCTCCGCATGGGGCGCCTGTTCCAGTCCATCTCACTCGCCGTGGTACAGGGCATGCTGGCCGGCATCGGGCTCCCCCTCATCCTCAGCCAGACCTACGCCCTCACGGACTCCAAGCAGCTCGGCTCGGCCCTGAAGAACATCGCCGGCCTCCCCGACCTGATGACTGCCGTCTTCGCCGAACCGCACAAGCGCTACGCCCTCATCCTCGGAGCCCTCTCCCTGGCCTTGTGCTTCCTGTGGAAGAAGGTTCCCGCTCCCCTCGGCAAGCTGCCCGCCCCGCTGGTCGCGGTCATGCTCGGCTCGGTGCTCGCCGCTCTGCCCGGCTTCGACGTCAAGCGCGTGGAGGTCGGCAACCTGCTGGGGGCAGTGCACTTCGCCGGGCCGAGCGGGTTCGCCGGACTCGCCGAACCCGAAGTGATCACCATGGTCATCACCTTCGCTGTCATCGCCTCCGCCGAAAGCCTCTTCAGCGCCGCCGCCGTCGACAAGATGCACGACGGGCCGCGTACCCAGTACAACGCGGAGCTGTTCTCCCAGGGCGTCGGCAATACGCTGTGCGGGTTTCTGGGTGCACTGCCCATGACCGCGGTGATCGCCCGCAGCGCCGCCAACGTACAGGCCGGAGCCAAGACCAAGGTCTCCCGCATTCTGCACGGCGGATGGCTGCTCGGATTCGGGCTCCTGCTCCCCGGCCTGCTCGGGCTCATCCCCGTGGCGGTGCTCTCCGGGATCCTCGTCCACGCCGGCTGGAAGCTCTTCGACCCCCCTGCCTTCCCGAAGATGTGGCGGACCGACCGCGGCGAGGGCATCGTCATGATCATCACGACCCTTGCCATCATGGTCGCCAACCTGCTCGAAGGAGTGGTGGCCGGCCTGGCCGTCGCCATCGTCCTGGTCGCCCTGCGCATGTCCCGGATCACCATCCACAAGACCACGGACAACGGCACCGTACGCCTGGAGATGCACGGCAACGCGACCTTCCTGCGGCTGCCGCGCCTGATCGAATCCCTGGAGTCGGTCGCGAACGAGCGAAGGGTCCAGGTGGACCTGACGCGCGTGCAGCACCTCGACCTCGCCTGCCGCAGCCAGGTCGAGGAATGGGCACAGCAGCGCCGCAAGGCGGGCGCCGAAGAGGTGCAGGTGCTGCTGCCGGGAGCCGAACCGCAGGCGGACGCCCCTGCCCGGCATTCCGAACAGGAAGCCGACACCCGGGAGTTCCAGGTGCCCATCCCCGGGCCCCGCCGGCCACAGGACGTCAGGCCCCCCGCTGCACCGGGCCGGTACGACCCCGCCGGGGTCCCCGAGCACGGGTATGCCGCGCAGGTTCCGGTGTATGTGCAGCAGTACGCGGCTCCTCCGCACCACTACCCGTACAGCCACGGCATCGCGCCAGAGCCCGCGTACTGGACCCCGGAGGACGACCGCGCCGCGCAGGCCTACTGGGATGGAAATCAGAGGTGA